One genomic region from Silvibacterium dinghuense encodes:
- a CDS encoding MarC family protein: MAHLPAILLTFFGPASAAMHELRSTYVQFSVLALSSIFFLVDPFAAMPTFLSITAGMDKQRRKAIARKGCITCFIVLSSFALAGQLIFKMFGITLPAFEIAGGLILLLIGIDMLEAKRSPTQESSGETEEASHKEDAGIVPLGIPMLAGPGAISSVMVLVAQAPSRWQMFAILGAIAVTATASYAILSGADRVRSVLGETGIRILVRIMGLLLVALAMQFFVNGLTDLGVIPGKG, translated from the coding sequence ATGGCACATCTTCCGGCGATCCTGCTGACGTTTTTCGGTCCCGCCAGTGCGGCCATGCATGAGCTGCGTTCGACCTACGTGCAGTTCTCCGTGTTGGCGCTGAGTTCGATCTTCTTCCTGGTCGATCCCTTTGCCGCCATGCCGACCTTTCTCTCCATCACCGCCGGCATGGACAAGCAGCGGCGCAAGGCCATCGCGCGCAAGGGCTGCATCACCTGCTTCATCGTGCTTTCGTCCTTTGCGCTGGCCGGCCAGCTCATCTTCAAGATGTTCGGCATCACGCTGCCGGCCTTTGAAATTGCCGGCGGCCTCATCCTGCTACTCATCGGCATCGACATGCTCGAGGCCAAGCGCTCGCCCACGCAGGAGTCCTCCGGCGAAACCGAGGAGGCCAGCCACAAGGAAGACGCGGGCATCGTGCCGCTGGGCATCCCCATGCTGGCCGGCCCGGGCGCGATCTCCAGCGTCATGGTGCTCGTCGCGCAGGCTCCATCCCGATGGCAGATGTTCGCCATCCTCGGCGCCATCGCCGTCACCGCGACCGCCAGCTACGCCATCCTGAGCGGAGCCGACCGCGTGCGCAGCGTACTCGGCGAAACCGGCATCCGCATCCTGGTCCGCATCATGGGCCTGCTGCTCGTCGCGCTGGCCATGCAGTTCTTCGTCAACGGATTGACCGACCTCGGCGTGATCCCCGGCAAGGGATAA
- a CDS encoding ATP-binding protein encodes MLKFAEFRLDARNECVWRGEEMLALTPRPFAVLRYLVEHPQCLVTHDEMLEALWPETYVQPQVLRTYILELRKLLGDDPACPRFIQTVPKRGYRFLAAVTEAEETAVASGGLVGRDAELRLLAEHLKRVKSGERSTLILTGEPGIGKTALLDAFCAAQGTDDGLRVARGQAIEGFAGKEALYPVHEAVSEMCSVDEAKVRPALQAAVRDGSASVTSLCEAFETLAATRPLLLIFEDIHWADRASLDLIGALARRRSRARLLLVVSYRRTDIDARHPLRQMEQDLLTNTRGAAGSRIQEVRLGPLDKESVRAYLRRQLGAETLPPGLTSLVHQHSAGNALFMTAVLDHLKGQNLFRLEGAELSLRVPLGEIELGVPEGLAGLIEFQLEKLSEEDRHLLEAGSVAGTIFPAWAVSAALGLALEEVEESFAELVRRVKLVSIAGYDELPGGGQSAFYVFTHALYREVLYTRLPASRRAQWHRRVADRLRTMFAGQEENVAVEIAAHVEAGK; translated from the coding sequence ATGCTGAAGTTTGCTGAATTCCGCCTGGATGCCCGGAACGAGTGTGTGTGGCGCGGCGAGGAGATGCTCGCGCTGACGCCGCGCCCGTTTGCCGTGCTGCGCTACCTGGTGGAACATCCGCAGTGCCTTGTCACGCACGACGAGATGCTCGAGGCGCTGTGGCCGGAGACCTATGTGCAGCCGCAGGTGCTGCGCACGTACATTCTCGAGCTGCGCAAGCTGCTGGGCGACGACCCGGCCTGCCCGCGCTTCATCCAGACCGTGCCCAAGCGCGGCTATCGCTTTCTGGCCGCGGTGACCGAGGCCGAGGAGACGGCGGTCGCATCGGGCGGGCTCGTGGGCCGCGATGCCGAGCTGCGGCTGCTGGCCGAACACCTCAAGCGGGTGAAGAGCGGCGAGCGGAGCACCCTCATCCTTACCGGGGAGCCAGGCATCGGGAAGACGGCGCTGCTGGATGCCTTCTGCGCCGCGCAGGGCACGGACGACGGCCTGCGCGTGGCGCGCGGCCAGGCCATCGAGGGCTTTGCCGGCAAGGAGGCGCTCTACCCGGTTCACGAAGCGGTGAGCGAGATGTGCTCCGTGGATGAGGCGAAGGTGCGTCCCGCGCTGCAGGCCGCGGTGCGCGACGGCAGCGCGTCGGTGACCAGCCTCTGCGAGGCCTTTGAGACGCTCGCCGCGACGCGTCCGTTGCTGCTGATCTTCGAAGACATTCACTGGGCCGACCGCGCTTCGCTCGACCTGATCGGCGCGCTGGCCCGCCGCCGCTCGCGGGCGCGATTGCTGCTGGTGGTCAGCTACCGGCGCACCGATATCGATGCCAGGCACCCGCTGCGGCAGATGGAGCAGGACCTGCTCACCAACACGCGCGGCGCGGCGGGCAGCCGTATCCAGGAGGTGCGCCTGGGCCCGCTCGATAAGGAATCGGTGCGTGCCTACCTGCGCCGCCAGCTTGGCGCCGAGACGCTGCCGCCGGGGCTGACCAGCCTCGTCCATCAGCACTCGGCCGGCAATGCGCTCTTCATGACCGCGGTGCTCGATCATCTCAAGGGGCAGAATCTCTTTCGCCTCGAGGGCGCGGAGCTGAGCCTGCGCGTTCCTCTGGGCGAGATTGAGCTGGGCGTGCCGGAGGGTCTTGCCGGGTTGATCGAGTTCCAGCTGGAGAAGCTTTCGGAGGAAGATCGCCACCTGCTGGAGGCGGGCAGCGTCGCGGGCACGATCTTCCCGGCATGGGCCGTTTCGGCAGCGCTGGGACTGGCGCTCGAAGAGGTGGAAGAGAGCTTTGCGGAGCTGGTGCGGCGGGTGAAGCTGGTCAGCATCGCCGGTTACGACGAGCTTCCCGGTGGAGGCCAGTCGGCCTTTTATGTCTTTACGCATGCGCTCTATCGCGAGGTGCTGTATACGCGCCTGCCTGCTTCGCGGCGCGCGCAGTGGCATCGCCGCGTCGCCGACCGGCTGCGAACGATGTTCGCCGGCCAGGAAGAGAATGTGGCAGTCGAGATCGCTGCGCACGTGGAGGCGGGGAAGTGA
- a CDS encoding glycosyl hydrolase family 79 C-terminal domain-containing protein, whose amino-acid sequence MRRRDFLRLSLSVSAATAVSPSLFAAPGNGRTSAPGNVRLSLSPDRSAGTIGRDFTGLSYESAQLGDPEFFSADNKALVGLFRRLGGADGRQSGVLRIGGNTSENSHWKADGQAATDAASAPVGPDTGKKLPRLTAITPQAIDNLHGFLEATGWGLIYGLNLATGTPEVAADEAEYVWKSCGKRVIAFQIGNEADIFHQNGLRKPDYGEPEFAAEWQKYFDVLRKRLPEARFAGPDTAYRTDWMLPFARAFQKDLVLLTEHYYAEGPPTDPSMTIDRLLGPNSKLQAELATAQQARKETGVPFRLSETNSCYSGGKEGVSNTFAAALWTAELMYQVAATGGVGINFHGGGYGWYTPIAGTREKGFSVRPGYYGMLLFAQAGAGELIETKLEPESPLVSAYGLRGEDGAVKVVLFNKSTDAVEIDLDLGRKSSGLNALYLTGPSLAATDGMTLGGAAVSGDGGWEPSAPEVLPVRGRRAVLTLPAASAILVTAES is encoded by the coding sequence ATGCGCCGCCGGGACTTCCTCCGCCTTTCGCTCTCTGTTTCCGCCGCCACGGCTGTTTCTCCTTCGCTTTTTGCCGCTCCGGGGAATGGACGGACAAGCGCTCCGGGCAATGTGCGCCTCAGCCTCTCTCCGGACCGCTCTGCCGGTACGATCGGCCGGGATTTCACCGGGCTCAGCTATGAGAGCGCGCAGCTTGGCGATCCGGAGTTCTTTTCCGCGGACAACAAGGCGCTGGTCGGGCTCTTTCGGCGCCTGGGCGGGGCGGACGGAAGACAGTCCGGCGTGCTGCGCATCGGCGGGAATACCAGCGAGAACTCGCACTGGAAGGCCGACGGCCAAGCTGCGACGGATGCTGCCTCGGCTCCGGTGGGTCCGGATACGGGGAAGAAGCTGCCGCGGCTGACGGCAATCACGCCGCAGGCCATCGACAACCTGCACGGCTTTCTGGAGGCGACGGGCTGGGGGCTGATTTATGGTCTGAATCTCGCCACGGGGACGCCGGAGGTTGCGGCGGACGAGGCCGAGTATGTGTGGAAGAGCTGTGGGAAGCGGGTGATCGCATTCCAGATCGGCAACGAGGCCGATATCTTTCACCAGAATGGTTTGCGCAAGCCGGATTACGGTGAGCCGGAGTTTGCCGCCGAGTGGCAGAAGTATTTCGACGTTCTCCGCAAGCGGCTGCCGGAGGCTCGGTTTGCCGGGCCGGATACGGCATACCGCACCGACTGGATGCTGCCCTTCGCGCGGGCGTTCCAGAAGGACCTGGTCCTGCTGACCGAGCATTATTACGCCGAGGGTCCGCCGACCGATCCCTCGATGACCATTGACCGGCTGCTGGGGCCGAACTCCAAGCTCCAGGCCGAGCTGGCTACGGCGCAGCAGGCGCGCAAGGAGACGGGTGTGCCCTTCCGGCTGTCGGAGACGAACTCCTGCTACTCGGGCGGCAAGGAGGGCGTGAGCAATACCTTCGCCGCGGCGCTGTGGACGGCCGAGCTGATGTATCAGGTGGCGGCGACGGGCGGGGTGGGGATCAACTTCCACGGCGGCGGCTATGGCTGGTACACGCCGATTGCCGGCACGCGGGAAAAGGGGTTTTCGGTCCGTCCCGGCTACTACGGCATGCTGCTCTTTGCGCAGGCCGGCGCGGGCGAGCTGATCGAGACGAAGCTGGAGCCGGAGAGCCCGCTGGTTTCCGCGTACGGGCTGCGCGGCGAGGACGGCGCGGTCAAGGTGGTGCTTTTCAACAAATCGACGGATGCGGTGGAGATCGATCTCGATCTTGGGCGCAAGTCGAGCGGGCTGAATGCGTTGTATCTTACCGGGCCGTCGCTGGCGGCAACCGATGGCATGACGCTGGGCGGAGCGGCGGTAAGCGGCGACGGCGGCTGGGAGCCTTCGGCTCCGGAGGTTCTGCCGGTTCGCGGAAGACGCGCCGTGCTGACGCTGCCTGCCGCGTCGGCGATATTGGTGACGGCCGAGAGTTAG
- a CDS encoding GyrI-like domain-containing protein, producing the protein MNLTPEFEAVSRPATHFVFLEARGPFAETAAPLWKALPPLLPGIEPPAILEFLGLSGMDKEKSGDEAMIYQAGVSLTMEPTGLPGAMKYRLVPAGRYARFVLTGSYTQIGQAFDFAFKTLGEKQTALRPEFCVENYLNDPRTTPEAELKTELLIPIA; encoded by the coding sequence ATGAACCTCACGCCTGAGTTTGAAGCGGTGTCTCGTCCCGCCACGCACTTTGTCTTTCTCGAGGCGCGCGGCCCATTCGCGGAAACCGCCGCGCCGCTGTGGAAGGCGCTGCCGCCGTTGCTTCCGGGCATTGAGCCGCCGGCGATACTCGAATTTCTCGGACTCAGCGGCATGGACAAGGAGAAGTCCGGCGATGAGGCGATGATCTACCAGGCAGGCGTGTCGCTGACCATGGAGCCCACGGGGCTTCCCGGCGCGATGAAGTATCGGCTGGTGCCTGCCGGACGCTACGCGCGCTTTGTGCTGACCGGCTCGTACACGCAGATCGGGCAGGCCTTCGATTTTGCCTTTAAAACACTGGGGGAGAAGCAGACCGCGCTGCGCCCGGAGTTCTGCGTCGAAAACTACCTCAACGATCCGCGGACGACACCCGAGGCCGAGCTGAAGACAGAGCTGCTGATTCCTATCGCCTGA
- a CDS encoding glycoside hydrolase family 9 protein, which translates to MQRRAFLRNAAGSLGAAALLPAARALALDSTSSPVRLNPVHLNQAGYSTGRAKYATVNAQAAQFTIRPAAGGASAFQAALSEARSDAASGDTIRIADFSGFSRAGLWRLALDNGEVSPAFPIGPRPYHDALRLTMRAYYGQRCGCNVNLGGGYHYPACHLRGAWHPSSGKSGAVTNHGGWHDAGDYGRYVVNSAITVGTLLWAWELYTPQLRTLALGIPESGGKTPDFLAEVRWNLNWMLSMQDADGGVWHKQTSEQFCGFVMPQSDTSTSYVIGTGSTPYKSTGATVGLAAAAAIAARCYGPYDAAFAQRCLSAARKAWTWALSHPAVLFRNPPGVSTGGYEQNDVTDDTLWAAAELYRTTGESQYEQAFGAVVSTRLGNLALTPPGWGNVFSMACWAYAYSGHNADSQLTDAIVKATVETADALVRTAQGNGYGQTLAAAAYNWGSNGEAANQSLLLLVAYQLASNPAYKAAALANLDYLLGRNCFGVSWVTQLGSNPFQHPHHRPSAADGLPAPWPGLLSGGPNAHPADPAANALGQRPPMRMWIDDQGAYSVNEVAINWNAPLVFLLAAVQS; encoded by the coding sequence ATGCAACGACGTGCTTTCCTTCGTAACGCGGCCGGCAGCCTCGGCGCTGCTGCCCTTCTTCCTGCCGCGCGCGCCCTCGCACTCGACAGCACGTCGAGCCCGGTACGCCTCAATCCGGTACACCTCAATCAGGCCGGCTACTCGACCGGGCGCGCCAAATACGCGACCGTCAACGCACAGGCCGCGCAGTTCACCATCCGTCCCGCAGCCGGAGGAGCCTCCGCTTTTCAGGCAGCCTTGAGCGAAGCGCGTTCGGACGCCGCCTCCGGCGACACCATTCGTATTGCCGACTTTTCCGGCTTCTCCCGCGCCGGGCTCTGGAGGCTGGCGCTCGACAACGGCGAGGTCAGCCCGGCCTTCCCGATCGGGCCGCGTCCCTACCACGACGCGCTGCGGCTCACCATGCGCGCCTATTATGGTCAGCGCTGCGGCTGCAATGTGAACCTCGGCGGCGGCTATCATTACCCGGCCTGCCACCTGCGCGGCGCCTGGCATCCATCGTCGGGCAAAAGCGGCGCGGTGACCAACCACGGCGGCTGGCACGACGCGGGCGACTACGGACGCTACGTGGTGAATTCGGCCATCACCGTCGGCACGCTGCTCTGGGCCTGGGAGCTCTACACCCCGCAGCTGCGCACGCTGGCCCTCGGCATTCCCGAATCCGGCGGCAAAACTCCGGACTTCCTCGCCGAAGTGCGCTGGAACCTCAACTGGATGCTCTCCATGCAGGATGCCGACGGCGGCGTCTGGCACAAGCAGACCAGCGAGCAGTTCTGCGGCTTCGTGATGCCGCAGTCCGACACCTCGACCAGCTACGTCATCGGCACCGGCTCCACTCCCTACAAGAGCACCGGAGCGACGGTCGGCCTCGCCGCGGCGGCAGCCATCGCTGCCCGCTGCTACGGTCCCTACGACGCAGCCTTTGCCCAGCGCTGCCTGAGCGCGGCCCGCAAAGCCTGGACATGGGCCTTGTCACATCCCGCCGTGCTCTTCCGCAACCCGCCAGGAGTCTCGACCGGAGGCTACGAACAGAACGACGTCACCGACGACACGCTTTGGGCCGCGGCCGAGCTCTACCGCACCACCGGCGAATCGCAATACGAGCAGGCCTTCGGCGCAGTGGTCTCGACGCGGCTGGGAAACCTGGCCCTCACGCCTCCGGGCTGGGGCAACGTCTTCTCCATGGCCTGCTGGGCCTATGCCTACTCCGGACACAATGCCGACAGCCAGCTGACCGATGCCATCGTAAAAGCCACCGTCGAGACGGCCGATGCGCTGGTGCGGACCGCCCAGGGCAACGGCTACGGACAGACGCTCGCCGCCGCAGCCTATAACTGGGGATCGAACGGCGAAGCCGCCAACCAGTCGCTGCTGCTGCTGGTCGCCTACCAGCTGGCCTCGAACCCGGCCTACAAAGCCGCGGCGCTGGCCAACCTCGACTATCTGCTGGGACGCAACTGCTTCGGCGTTTCGTGGGTCACGCAGCTCGGCTCCAACCCCTTCCAGCATCCGCACCACCGGCCCAGCGCGGCGGACGGCCTGCCCGCGCCCTGGCCCGGCCTGCTCTCCGGCGGCCCGAACGCGCATCCCGCCGACCCCGCCGCCAACGCACTCGGCCAAAGACCGCCGATGCGCATGTGGATCGACGACCAGGGTGCATACTCCGTCAACGAGGTAGCCATCAACTGGAACGCCCCGCTGGTCTTCCTGCTGGCGGCAGTGCAGAGTTAG
- a CDS encoding cytochrome b N-terminal domain-containing protein produces the protein MPEELNDKPADKSLKGKALEAYNWVEQRVQLQAPFEEAMLHPVPKSTASWWYVFGSAAATLLMLQIVTGILLALVYVPSGAEAWKSLQILNHDLPLGWFLRAMHGWGSNFMVAVVLIHMAQVFMFGAYKFPRELTWVVGVIMLLMTLGMAFTGQVLRFDQDSYWGLGIGASITSRIPIIGAPAVQLMLGGPIIAGATLTRFFALHVFVIPGLLLALTGLHIWMVVKLGINEWPMPGRRVNKKTYIREYHELTHKDGLPFMPGALWKDAVFSAAILLAVAVCAAIFGPYGPTGQPDPTIIQTVPKPDFFFLWLYAVLSYLPPALETPFLLTVPAVGIAILLALPFWAGEGEKSWHRRPVAVMVLALVAVSWGTFTHLATFTPWSPVMNAWSGANVPEKMTHNLSPVERQGAVILQSKQCRNCHALGGEGGQRGPALDDVATRLTEDQLIRQVVQGGGNMPAYGKSLTPSEVTALVKFLDTMHPANQPAATDASRAAVAANTPAAVPAPAAQAEPAPAKAQ, from the coding sequence ATGCCAGAAGAGCTAAACGACAAGCCCGCAGACAAGTCGCTCAAGGGCAAGGCGCTCGAAGCCTACAACTGGGTCGAGCAGCGCGTGCAGCTGCAGGCGCCGTTCGAAGAGGCCATGCTGCACCCGGTCCCGAAGAGCACCGCCAGCTGGTGGTACGTCTTCGGCTCGGCCGCGGCGACGCTGCTCATGCTGCAGATCGTCACCGGCATCCTGCTGGCGCTGGTCTACGTGCCCTCGGGCGCGGAGGCCTGGAAGAGCCTGCAGATCCTGAACCACGACCTGCCGCTGGGCTGGTTCCTGCGCGCCATGCACGGCTGGGGCTCGAACTTCATGGTGGCCGTGGTGCTGATCCACATGGCCCAGGTGTTCATGTTCGGCGCCTACAAGTTCCCGCGCGAGCTGACCTGGGTGGTCGGCGTCATCATGCTGCTGATGACCCTGGGGATGGCCTTCACCGGCCAGGTGCTGCGCTTCGACCAGGACTCGTACTGGGGCCTCGGTATCGGCGCCTCGATCACCAGTCGTATCCCCATCATCGGCGCGCCCGCCGTCCAGTTAATGCTGGGCGGGCCGATTATCGCCGGCGCGACGCTGACCCGCTTCTTCGCCCTGCACGTCTTCGTGATCCCCGGCCTGCTGCTGGCCCTGACCGGCCTGCATATCTGGATGGTGGTCAAGCTGGGCATCAACGAGTGGCCGATGCCCGGACGCCGCGTGAACAAGAAGACGTACATCCGGGAGTACCACGAGCTTACCCACAAGGACGGCCTGCCGTTTATGCCCGGCGCCCTGTGGAAGGACGCGGTCTTCTCGGCGGCGATTCTGCTGGCGGTTGCGGTCTGCGCGGCGATCTTCGGTCCTTACGGCCCGACCGGCCAGCCTGACCCGACGATCATCCAGACGGTGCCCAAGCCGGACTTCTTCTTCCTCTGGCTCTATGCGGTGCTCTCGTACCTGCCTCCGGCGCTCGAAACCCCGTTCCTGCTCACTGTGCCGGCGGTCGGCATTGCGATCCTGCTGGCGCTGCCCTTCTGGGCCGGCGAGGGTGAGAAGAGCTGGCATCGCCGCCCGGTTGCGGTGATGGTGCTCGCTCTGGTGGCGGTTTCGTGGGGCACGTTTACGCACCTCGCGACCTTCACCCCGTGGAGCCCGGTCATGAACGCCTGGAGCGGCGCGAATGTGCCGGAGAAGATGACCCACAACCTGTCGCCGGTCGAGCGTCAGGGCGCGGTGATTCTCCAGTCCAAGCAGTGCCGCAACTGCCACGCTCTCGGTGGCGAGGGCGGACAGCGCGGACCGGCTCTGGACGATGTGGCCACGCGGCTCACCGAGGATCAGCTGATCCGCCAGGTGGTGCAGGGCGGCGGCAACATGCCGGCCTACGGCAAGAGCCTCACGCCTTCGGAAGTGACGGCGCTGGTGAAGTTCCTCGACACCATGCACCCCGCGAACCAGCCTGCCGCCACCGACGCCTCGCGCGCCGCAGTGGCGGCCAACACCCCGGCTGCGGTTCCGGCTCCGGCGGCTCAGGCCGAGCCTGCTCCGGCCAAGGCGCAATAG
- a CDS encoding ubiquinol-cytochrome c reductase iron-sulfur subunit, whose translation MTENNHTPDLVEAEHHTVQDDPKVVTRRWILMGIGALLNGVVGIAVAVPVVRYILGPIRKKGAYNSWISLGSATQFPAGETRLATYENPFNRPWDGETAKVACWVRNIDGQKFQVFAVNCAHLGCPVRWFPQSSLFMCPCHGGAYYQDGSRASGPPERGLFEYDYKLVRGELHIDAGQMPTLANPASPNSPGEQSANGGLTVITNAPGGCGSCQKS comes from the coding sequence ATGACCGAGAACAATCACACGCCGGACCTCGTTGAGGCAGAACATCACACCGTGCAGGACGATCCCAAGGTCGTCACGCGCCGCTGGATCCTGATGGGCATCGGCGCGCTGCTGAACGGCGTCGTCGGGATCGCCGTGGCGGTGCCCGTGGTGCGCTACATCCTGGGCCCCATCCGGAAGAAGGGCGCCTACAACTCCTGGATCTCGCTGGGTTCGGCCACGCAGTTTCCGGCCGGCGAAACCCGGCTGGCCACCTATGAGAACCCCTTCAACCGTCCCTGGGACGGTGAGACCGCGAAGGTCGCCTGCTGGGTGCGCAACATCGATGGCCAGAAGTTCCAGGTCTTCGCCGTGAACTGCGCTCACCTGGGCTGCCCGGTGCGCTGGTTCCCGCAGTCCTCGCTGTTCATGTGCCCCTGCCACGGCGGCGCGTACTACCAGGACGGCTCGCGGGCCTCGGGCCCGCCGGAGCGCGGCCTGTTCGAGTACGACTACAAGCTGGTGCGCGGCGAGCTGCACATCGACGCCGGCCAGATGCCGACCCTCGCCAACCCGGCCAGCCCCAACAGCCCCGGTGAGCAGTCGGCGAACGGCGGTCTGACGGTCATCACCAACGCCCCGGGAGGATGCGGATCATGCCAGAAGAGCTAA
- a CDS encoding c-type cytochrome: protein MKLRLISSSFAARTIPALAVSALLAFAAGCDQAPGAKRVEIVERPDSITNFHTLYTQNCQGCHGPSGQNGAAYSIGNPAYAHWVDEATLRKVIASGEPGTQMPAFAQSSGGMLTDAQVDALVKGVKGEFGAGSDSGPSLPYTSTATGDAASGQKLYESTCVKCHQGTKTPTDPTYLALVNDQTLRTILVAGRPDLGMPDATGMAHGKQVAGYPLNDQQVADVIAYLNSLRVKTPGQPYPSPQQ, encoded by the coding sequence ATGAAGCTCCGCCTGATCTCCTCTTCCTTTGCCGCACGCACGATCCCCGCGCTCGCGGTCTCTGCCCTGCTCGCGTTTGCGGCCGGCTGCGACCAGGCGCCGGGCGCCAAGCGCGTCGAGATCGTCGAGCGCCCGGACTCGATCACCAATTTCCATACGCTCTACACGCAGAACTGCCAGGGCTGCCATGGTCCCTCGGGGCAGAACGGCGCGGCCTACTCGATCGGCAACCCGGCCTATGCGCACTGGGTCGATGAAGCGACGCTGCGCAAGGTCATCGCCAGCGGCGAGCCGGGCACGCAGATGCCGGCCTTCGCCCAGTCCTCCGGCGGCATGCTGACCGATGCCCAGGTGGACGCGCTGGTGAAGGGGGTCAAGGGTGAATTCGGGGCTGGGAGCGATTCTGGGCCGAGCCTGCCTTACACTTCGACGGCAACCGGCGACGCGGCCAGCGGGCAGAAGCTTTACGAGTCGACCTGCGTGAAGTGCCACCAGGGGACGAAGACGCCGACCGATCCGACCTACCTGGCGCTGGTGAACGACCAGACGCTGCGCACCATCCTCGTGGCCGGACGCCCTGACCTGGGCATGCCGGATGCGACCGGCATGGCGCACGGCAAGCAGGTCGCAGGCTATCCGCTCAACGATCAGCAGGTGGCCGACGTGATCGCCTACCTGAACTCGCTCCGGGTGAAGACGCCCGGCCAGCCTTATCCCTCGCCGCAGCAGTAG
- a CDS encoding cytochrome c oxidase subunit 3, whose amino-acid sequence MSAIPLTPHISDDQPWKLPSKGKVGMYCLIVAESAIFIIFVLAYLFYIGKTTFGPTPAVLEVPIINSIALLSSSITIMLAERALEHGKMKGFSLWWAITIALGSYFLYGTGVEWYKLIHEDGLTISTNLFGTTFYSLVGLHATHVIFGLIGLTLTLIFALTGKLKHEHNEKVQILALYWHFVDAIWIVVFTVVYIIGR is encoded by the coding sequence ATGAGCGCGATTCCTCTTACTCCGCATATTTCTGACGATCAGCCGTGGAAGCTGCCTTCCAAGGGCAAGGTCGGCATGTACTGCCTGATCGTGGCCGAGTCGGCGATCTTCATCATTTTCGTTCTGGCTTACCTCTTCTATATCGGTAAGACCACGTTCGGGCCGACGCCTGCGGTTCTGGAAGTGCCGATCATCAACTCGATCGCGCTGCTTTCGAGCTCGATTACGATCATGCTGGCCGAGCGGGCGCTCGAGCACGGCAAGATGAAGGGCTTCTCGCTGTGGTGGGCGATCACGATCGCGCTCGGCAGCTACTTTCTCTATGGCACGGGCGTGGAATGGTACAAGCTGATCCACGAGGACGGGCTCACCATCAGCACCAACCTTTTCGGCACGACCTTCTATTCGCTGGTCGGCCTGCACGCGACGCACGTGATCTTCGGTCTCATCGGCCTGACGCTCACGCTGATCTTCGCGCTGACCGGCAAGCTCAAGCATGAGCACAACGAAAAGGTTCAGATCCTGGCGCTCTACTGGCACTTCGTCGACGCCATCTGGATCGTGGTCTTCACCGTGGTTTACATCATCGGCAGGTAG